The proteins below come from a single Drosophila suzukii chromosome X, CBGP_Dsuzu_IsoJpt1.0, whole genome shotgun sequence genomic window:
- the LOC108013679 gene encoding Golgi resident protein GCP60: MASGTSGTSGGSSSSSGAAQMADSTAPPSAEKWGFPLTELYRLAFTFYKRNSGKAIHLSYEDNLKLIAFKQQAALGPFNTSRAPALGVLDVIGRDRQQHWQLLGEITREQAMEGFVDLLDTMCSAFRPYIEAVRQDRDETLRKELRLMEQEKEARERQENAQQELLEEGYKEELQRRQLQDALNKQTYQQFKLYAEKQFPGNPEQQAVLIHQLQREHYHQYMQQLHLQNQNQLQMQNAGEKGHQEDNAPGNNNNSSTDLPNAMEGLKLGEIETQQEAVEQHGHAEQADGTVNEQLGEEEYDDYVMICPAKIWTRPDIEQFKTEVSAGDGDGVITIGHGDTVTVRVPTNMNGKCIFWEFATDSYDIGFGIYFEWAKPVTNEVTVHVSDSDEDEDCVDEDYLSTTEDLESGSLSQERGAVSNPTAPPKAPISIIVPIYRRECYNEVYVGSHSYPGEGVYLLKFDNSYSIWRSKTLYYRVYYER, encoded by the exons ATGGCGAGCGGGACAAGCGGGACGAGCGGCGgcagcagtagcagcagcGGAGCGGCACAGATGGCGGACTCGACGGCGCCACCGTCGGCGGAGAAGTGGGGTTTTCCCCTCACCGAGCTCTACCGCCTCGCATTCACGTTCTACAAGA GGAACTCCGGCAAGGCCATCCACCTGTCGTACGAAGATAACCTGAAGCTGATCGCTTTCAAGCAGCAGGCGGCTCTGGGACCCTTCAACACGAGTCGTGCCCCTGCGCTGGGCGTCCTCGATGTGATCGGACGCGACCGCCAGCAGCACTGGCAGCTCTTGGGCGAGATCACTCGGGAGCAGGCGATGGAGGGGTTCGTCGACCTGCTGGACACCATGTGCAGCGCCTTTCGGCCGTACATCGAGGCCGTGCGGCAGGACCGAGACGAGACGCTGCGCAAGGAGCTGCGCCTCATGGAGCAGGAGAAGGAGGCGCGCGAACGGCAGGAGAACGCCCAGCAGGAACTGCTCGAAGAGGGCTACAAGGAGGAGTTGCAGCGCCGCCAGCTGCAGGACGCCCTCAACAAGCAGACGTACCAGCAGTTTAAG CTGTATGCCGAGAAGCAGTTCCCAGGCAATCCCGAGCAACAGGCAGTGCTGATACATCAGCTGCAGCGGGAGCATTACCACCAGTACATGCAGCAGCTCCATTTGCAGAACCAGAATCAGCTTCAGATGCAGAATGCAGGGGAAAAGGGTCATCAGGAGGACAATGCCCCtggcaataacaacaacagcagcacaGACTTGCCCAATGCCATGGAAGGCCTAAAGCTCGGCGAGATCGAGACTCAGCAGGAGGCGGTAGAGCAGCACGGTCATGCTGAGCAGGCTGACGGCACCGTGAATGAACAGCTTGGCGAGGAAGAGTACGACGACTATGTTATGATCTGCCCGGCAAAAATCTGGACACGTCCCGACATCGAACAGTTCAAGACTGAGGTGTCTGCTGGCGATGGCGACGGCGTCATTACCATCGGTCACGGCGACACGGTGACG GTCCGTGTGCCCACCAACATGAACGGCAAGTGCATCTTCTGGGAGTTCGCCACGGACAGCTACGACATCGGCTTCGGCATCTACTTCGAGTGGGCTAAGCCGGTGACCAACGAGGTGACCGTGCATGTGAGCGACTCCGACGAGGATGAGGACTGCGTGGACGAGGACTACTTGTCCACCACCGAGGACCTGGAGTCGGGCTCATTGTCGCAGGAGCGCGGTGCGGTGAGCAACCCGACTGCCCCGCCCAAAGCACCCATTTCCATTATCGTGCCCATCTACCGGCGGGAGTGCTACAACGAAGTCTACGTGGGTTCCCACTCCTACCCCGGCGAGGGCGTCTACTTGCTGAAGTTCGACAACAGCTACAGCATTTGGCGATCCAAGACTCTGTACTATCGCGTCTACTATGAGCGCTAA
- the Tcs4 gene encoding probable tRNA N6-adenosine threonylcarbamoyltransferase, mitochondrial: protein MHALRCLTGSGIPVGKAFGEGIKRRLSYVLGIETSCDDTGIAIVDTAGRVRANVLESQQEFHTRYGGIIPPRAQDLHRARIESAFERCLAEAQLEPEELTAIAVTTRPGLPLSLLVGLRFARHLARRLQKPLLPVHHMEAHALQVRMEHPEQIPFPFLCLLASGGHCQLVMVHGPGRLTLLGQTLDDAPGEAFDKIGRRLRLHILPEYRLWNGGRAIEHAAQLASDPQAYDFPLPLAQQRNCSFSFAGIKNNSFRAIRTRERLERTPPDGVISNYGDFCAGLLRAVSRHLMHRTQRAIEYCLLPQVQELFCDSPPTLVMSGGVANNDAIYANIAHLAAQYGWRSFRPSKRYCSDNGVMIAWHGVEQLLQDKEGSLRFDYDQIEIQGSAGFAESQEEAVTAAALKCKWIQPLC from the exons ATGCATGCACTCAGGTGTTTAACCGGCAGTGGAATTCCAGTGGGAAAAGCTTTTGGAGAAGGGATCAAACGCCGCCTCAGCTATGTCCTGGGTATCGAGACCTCCTGCGACGACACGGGCATCGCCATCGTGGACACCGCCGGACGGGTGAGGGCGAATGTGCTGGAGTCCCAGCAGGAGTTCCACACGCG ATACGGCGGCATCATTCCACCCAGGGCCCAGGACCTGCACCGCGCCCGCATTGAGTCCGCATTCGAGCGCTGCCTGGCGGAGGCTCAACTGGAGCCAGAGGAGCTGACGGCCATTGCGGTGACCACGCGTCCCGGGCTGCCACTAAGCCTGCTGGTGGGCCTGCGCTTCGCCCGGCATCTGGCCCGTCGCCTGCAGAAGCCCCTGCTGCCGGTCCACCACATGGAGGCGCATGCCTTGCAGGTCCGCATGGAGCATCCGGAGCAGATTCCCTTCCCGTTTCTCTGCCTGCTGGCCAGCGGCGGTCACTGCCAGCTGGTAATGGTCCACGGACCAGGTCGCCTCACCCTTCTTGGCCAAACGCTGGACGATGCGCCCGGCGAGGCCTTCGACAAGATCGGTCGCCGACTGCGCCTGCACATCCTGCCCGAGTATCGCCTGTGGAACGGCGGCAGAGCCATCGAGCACGCCGCCCAGCTGGCCAGTGATCCGCAGGCCTACGACTTTCCGCTGCCACTTGCCCAGCAGCGCAACTGCAGCTTCAGCTTTGCAGGCatcaaaaacaattcctttCGCGCCATCCGGACGCGCGAGCGCTTGGAGCGAACGCCACCGGACGGAGTCATCAGCAACTACGGCGACTTCTGCGCCGGTCTGCTGCGTGCCGTCAGCCGGCACCTGATGCACCGCACCCAGCGGGCCATCGAGTACTGCCTTCTGCCTCAGGTGCAGGAGCTCTTTTGCGACTCCCCGCCCACACTGGTCATGTCCGGCGGGGTGGCCAATAACGATGCCATCTACGCTAATATCGCACACCTGGCCGCCCAGTACGGATGGAGGAGCTTCCGGCCGTCCAAGCGCTACTGCTCCGACAATGGGGTGATGATCGCCTGGCACGGGGTGGAGCAGCTCCTGCAGGACAAGGAGGGCAGTCTGCGCTTCGACTACGACCAGATCGAGATCCAGGGCAGCGCGGGATTTGCGGAATCGCAAGAGGAGGCTGTCACCGCGGCGGCCCTCAAGTGCAAGTGGATCCAGCCACTGTGCTGA